DNA sequence from the Malus domestica chromosome 11, GDT2T_hap1 genome:
AGGGTTGTTAAGTTGTGGGTTGTTGTTTCCCTTCATGTTTAGCTGTAAGACTATTTAATAGCCATATATGTTCTTTAATTCAATAAGAAAGTTCTCCTAGCAATTAACTGTtatcaagtttttgttttgtgcaAGCTATTTGTCGTTCTTTCTGGTTATAACATCTGGTATCAGAGCCCCATCACACGGCATGATCAAAAGTCTGAAATACATTAGTGAAGGAGTAATGACATGGCAACCGAGAATAGCTTGGTGCAGCCTGCCATTCCAAGGTTTAATGGACACTACGATCACTGGAGCATGCTCATGGAGAACTTCCTAAGGTCTAATAAGGAGTATTGGAACTTGGTGGAAACTGGGATTCCTGCAGCAGCGGGGACGGATCTCACTGAGGCACATAAGAAAACAATTGACGATCTTAAGATGAAGGATTTGAAGGCTAAGAACCACTTGTTCCAAGCCATTGATCGATCAATTTTGGAAACGATTTTGAATAAGGACACTGCAAAGAATATTTGGGATTCGTTGAAGCAAAAGTATCAGGGAACATCACGAGTCAAACGTGCCCAGTTGCAAGCTCTTCACAAAGAGTTTGAAATGCTTCACATGAAGGTTGGAGAATCGGTGAATGATTACTTCGGAAGAAATCTCATCATAGCCAACAAGATGAGAATTCACGAAGAATAGATGGATGATGTGGTAATCATTGATAAGATTTTGAGATCCATGACCCCGAAGTATGAATATGTTGTATGCTTTATTGAGGAATCAAACAACTTAGATGTTTTGTCCGTCGATAAGCTTCAAAGCAGCCTCTTGGTGCATGAACAAAGGATGAGCCGACACACTGTGGATGAACAAGCATTGCAAATTACTCAAAAAGTGCAGTCAGGAGGAAGAAGTAGAGGTCGCAGTGCTTGCcgtggaagaggaagaggaaggggTATGTTTGGATTCGATAAAACCACCTTAAAGTGCTACAATTGTCATGAGCTAGGCATTTCCAGTGGGAGTACCCTAAGAAGGGAAAGGATTCAAGGGAAAATTACGTAGAGGCAAGTGAAGATATACTGCTGATGGCATACGTGAATGCCAATAAAGTTGATACAAGTCATATTTATTTCCTGGATTCATGTTGCAGTAGCCATATGTGCGGCAAAATGGACATGTTTTTAGACTTTGACAACAACTTTAGAAAGTTGGTGAAGCTGGGCAACAACTCGAGTCTCACTATGCTAAGCAAAGGAAATATACGAATGGAGGTCAAAGGGATTATACAGGTGGTCACTGGAGTTTTCTATATGCCAGAGTTATAGAACAACCTATTGAGTATCGGCCAGCTACAAGAGAAGGGCCTTGCAGTGCTCATGCAACATGAAAATGTAAGATCTTTCATCCTGAGAAAGGGAGACTGAGATGTCATGCAATCGAATGTTCGATGTCCATCAAATGAGCAAAGGTGTTTTTCTTCCTCGCTGACCATAGATCAATCCTAACTTTGGCATTGTCACTATGGACATCTTAGTTGGAATGGTCTTAAAATTCTTTGTGAAATCTCATTCCAGAATTTCACTattataatctacatatttgtattattgagattttatgttattttttcgggaatttatattaatttatttgaatttagattttaattaaactagttacgaagtttgaagtttggaaattagtTATTTAAAATCCATAGgcctttcgaggtcacaatttatactTTCGAATAGAGCTCAATCTCACGAACACATAGGCCTAAACTATTTGTGAAACAGAGTTATAATGAAGgatttattaacgtttaaagttaaggacattttggtaattttcctTCAATCTAGAAAGCTCcagattttctggagcaatgagatgtgccacgtgtgtggctgggatgaaaggaaaagaagagaaaggagagagatggACGGTTGtgatagaaaagaaaagagagaaattgAGGGGTGCAGACCAATGAGGGAAGGaaaaaaatgagggaaatgagGAAAAAGAGAATGAGGGGAAATCAGACCCTCCTTCAACCCATATCCCTTGCGACTCGACCCGATTGGAACCCATGGAACCTAATGGTTCTCTGGCTAATTTCCGGTGAATTATGCCAAGGCACTACTTGAAAAACACTCCACGACTCTCTCTCTACCATTTCCACACCAAATTCAATAAGATTGTGAATAATTGCACCGATGGGTGTGTGGTGGTTCCCCGGTGGCAATCCACCATTCTCAAAGGTAACTCCATCAAACACCACCACCAAAAAGCTCCCCTCAACCTTTTGAACAAAGCCTAAGCAGTGGAGAAGACGTTAGAGCTAGTATGGAGGACGAATCGAAGCCCataatttctagggtttccggtGGGTTTAAGTGAAATTGGGGGTTTTCCTGGCCAAATTGACCTTGATCACATGTATGAAACTTTTTCTATTCATTGAGATCTACAATTCTatgaattttggtaatttttggaattaGTTGGATTTTTTGACAAGTCGGGGCGGCCGGTTGCTGTGTCTGACGGCTCGTGGGGTGAgacccattttcccttcttaAACTAATTTGGATACCCTGATTCCATATGTGACGTCCAATTAATGAAATCTCATCGTATGACTATAGTTTTGATAGAGATCGCCAGTTGATCATTATATGATTTGatgatccgactgttggatcgtcaccaaactttgatatgttatagtacgtaatatttgaggaccataaaaacttatggattgggaatccaacatacggatcttcccgaatttaatttctaagtttgtaaaatcaaaCGTTGACGGCCACTTGAATTTGCGATtgacggagatccaaccgttagatcataatgaaattttaatatgttgttctagaagcataatgtggactttggGAAGTTACGGATTGGAAATCCATGGACAGATGTTCCAGATTGACTGTATAAGGTTATGGACCCCACCTTTGATAGAGACTTGACTTATGGTCAATATGCTACAAATTGATCTTAAGTattaaaattagtattactagaGACTAGGTAGGGCTTAGTGGGCCTACATTGGTTAGTGAGTTATCCCAGATAATATATACATCGGTTTACGTGTATGAGACGTCATATtttgatatatatgtgtttatttatcttCTTAATATTGTGAATGATAAGTATGATAAATGTTATGACAATGTGATCTTAGAATCCTATTAGAAGTATTCTGTAAAACTTATATGCTTGTGTGACATATTAGTTGGTGGCTCTGAGAAGTTGATGGTGTAGGTGACTACGTTGTAACTCATAGGGGTTGAGGTATAGAtaggttgtgtgttgaatttactgcaccatgtagcagtggtGCATAGATGGTCCTacttggtatatccacgatgggggaccatacgtattTCAGGGGTGAtcttggtatatccgcaatgAGTGATCACTGCCTGCATGATTAGACTATACTTATGGTTCTGTTTGGTACATTCGCAATGAGGGACCGTACacattctaggagtgatcatgttTGGTATATCCGTGATGGGCGATCATTACCTAGCTGAGATTCCATGGAGCTTATTGGGTTCAGCATGATGACATGTCTTTCTCGATTGACGTGCACCTCGATTTACGTATTGATGGCTTCACATTGTGTTATGCTTATTGATTTTATGTGATTTGAATTGTGTATTGAACTTGTTGTGGAGTGTGGTTGATTTGTATGTTTGGCAtgaggtgatgaaatgtgaggacTAGTAGTGGACCATGAACCCATTGTCATGGAGGTTGTTGCTTCAACACTTGTTTCACATATCGTATCATTATTTCATCTATCGTTTAGTTGAACTGTTCCAATTGTGTACCTTGTGCTTGGTTTCATTTCTTGTTTCGTTAAGCTTTTGTGTTTTAAGTACTTGTTTCATGTCTTATTCTTCGGGCGTTgctatattccttggacttccGCTCGATTTCGTTAAGTGATCCGAAACTGGGTTTCCACTGGGGTTCCCTTTGAGTGGTTTGGTTCCCTGCTTCGTctggattccattgagtggtccagaatccATCGTGATCcacgatttcgttgagtggtccagaatcgTATCCAACTTAGATTTCATTGAGTGGTTCGATATGCATTGTACTCCGCGATTcggttgagtggtccggaatcgtatccactcggattTCGTTGAGAGGtctggaatcccttctactctgcaatttcgttgagtggttcaAAATCGTATCTTGGTTTGaattctgttgagtggtccaAAATCCCCTTTGGTGTCTTGGTTTCGTTGAATGGTCTAGAACCCGATATTGCGGGATTTCGTTAAGTGGTCCAAAATTGCATCATTTGACTTGTTGGTTCCTTGGATTTGATCTCAacttcagagatgtaggcttcggccaaaCTGTGTTGCTCTAGCCCTGCATTTCAGTGTATAGTATGTgttattgattgatgtgattgtggaatgatgttggTTGTGATTGTTGTCATTATGATTAGACTCGTTGACCAATATGGCTAGAGATTAATGTTGCGCTTTGTTAAATGTTCTTTGAAATGTTGCATGCCTTGAATTGTGGTATTGTGTGGAGATATAATGAGATATGCGTTGAATGTTCGAGTGTGAATGACAAACTACAAATGACTTGATCtctatttagggtacgtaggcagtctaatgaggaggttagatgcagccatatagtatacaaaaaattattacgCAGTTGGATCTCGAGTTGTGCTTTGTCCTTATCCCGTAAGCGGGATATGTTAGAGATATGGGTAGTTGGTGATGTCACGTGTTGATCCTGGACATATGTTGGGATCAGGGTGAGACATTCTCTAACAAAAGAAGATGGTTGATGGGTTGCCTCAGATCAAAGCTCATTTGACTGTACGTGAACATTGCTTGGTGGGAAGGCAGCCTCGAGACCCATTTCTAAAGGAAAGTATATGGAAGGCTTCTGAGATTCATGCTAATATATGCAGACCAATAAATCCCACTTCAAATAGTAAGAAAAGGTACCTCAttactttcattgatgattttagttgaAAAACTTGGGTATATTTCTTGGTGGAGAAATCAGAAACATGTGTTGCCTTTAAAACCTACAAAGCTAGGGTTAAGAAGGAAACTGGAAGGTTCATAAGAAGTCTGCGCACTGACCGTGGGGTTGAGTTTACATCACAAGAGTTCACTAATTTTTGTGATGTAAATGGAATTAGAAGACAATTGACGGCTGTGGACATTCCCCAACAGAATGGGGTGGTGGAGAGGAAAAATCTAACCATCATGTTCGAAGCATGCTTTCTGAGAAGAAAATCCCAAAATTGGACTGTGCATGTTCTAAATAGAAGTCCAACACTTGTTGTGAAAAAAAAGACTCCAAAAGAAGCTTGGAATAGAAGTAAACCATATGTGGAACGTTTCAAAATTTTTGGCTGCATACCTTATGTTCATGTACCTGACAATAAGATAATTAAGCTTGACGACAAAAGCCTGAAATGCATATTTCTTGGGGTAAGTGAATAATTTAAAGCTTATAGGCTATTTGATCCCATTTCTCAGAAGATTATTGTGAGCCGAGACGTGGTTTTTTACGAGAACCAAAGTTGGAATTGGGATGACAATCATGAGGAAGCAATTTTGGTTGATCTTGAACGGGAAACCGAAgaggaaaacaataaaaaaattggtgACAATGAAAAGGAACCTACAATGGGCATTGTGGAGAATAAAGAATCAGTGCAAAGTGACATGGTAGATCATGATTCTTCTAATCAGTTGGCAGATGAAAGCTCATCATGAGATGGACGATTAAGAAGACCACCAATTTGGATGAAGGATTATGTGAATGCTGAAGGATTCTTTGAGAATGATGATGTGAATGAAAATTTGGCTCGTTTGGCCTTATTTTCTGATATTGATCTTCTTTCCTATGAAGATACAATGATGAGTAAAACATAGAGACAAGCCATAGATACATAGATTGAAGCTATTGAAAGGAATGATACATGAGAACTGACCGAGCTACCACCTAGAGGAAAAATGATTGAGGTGAAGtgggttttcaaaacaaaaCTCAATAAGAATGGAGAAGTGGATAAGTACAAGGCTCGGTTAGTCGCAAAAGGGTACAATCAACAGTACGAAGTAGACTATGTTGAAGTGTTTGCGTATGTGGCACGTCTAGATACTATACGAGTTGTAATAGCACTTATAACTCAGAGAAGTTGGACGAGCTATCAGTTAGAGGTCAAGTCTGCCTTTCTACATGGAGAATTGAATGAAGAGGTGTTCGTTGCACAACCTCCTGGTTATGAGCAAAAGGGTCACGAGCAAAAGGTATACAGACTTAAAAAGGCTCTTTATGGCCTTAAACAAGCTCATTGAGCTTGGTATAGTCGCATAGAGTCTTACTTCGTACGTGAAGGATTCGAGAAATGCCTATATGAGCATACTTTGTTCACCAAAACAATGAATGGAGGTATGTTAATTGTTCATCTTTATGTCGATGATCTTATATTCACTGAAAATGATGAGAGTATGTTCAAGGAGTTCAAACAATCCATGATGGTTAAATTCAAATGATTGATCTTGGGAAGATGAGTAATTTTCTTGGTACTGAAGCATTGCAAATATCAGATGGAATCTTCATTAGCCAATGGAAATACACTCAGGAAGTATTAGAAAGGTTTAACATGGATCAATGCAATCATGTACATAACCTAGTGGTTTCAAGCTTGTGAAGGATGAATGTGAAGTGAGGGTTAACAACACCCTCTACCAGCAAATGGTAGGGAGTCTCATGTACTTGACGGCCACGCGTCCTGATATGATGTTTGTAGTAAGCTTAATCAGTCGATACATGGAGCGTCCCACTCAACTTCATTTACAAGCAGTAAAAAGGATGTAAAGGTATTTGAAGGGCACTTTTAGTCTTAGGGTTTTCTACAAAAAGGGAGGAGATGAAGAATTAGTGGGATACATTGATAGCGATTACGCAGGAGATCAAGATGACAGAAAGAGCACTTCGGGGTACATATTCATGATGGGTTCAGGGGTAGTATCGTGGTCATCAAAGAAGCAACCTGTGGTTACTCTTTCTACCACTGAAGCAGAGTTTATTTATGCAGCATCATGTGCTTGTCAAGCTGTGCGGTTGAGGAGAATTTTACAAGAACTTAAACATGCTTAAAACTAGGCTACATTGGTGTATTGTGATAATGTTTTAGCAATTAAATTTTCCAAGAATCCAGTAATGCATGGACGAAGAAAGCATATAGATGTTTGTTTTCATTTCCTTCGTGATCTGATCAAAAAATGAGTTGTGGATTTAATTCAGTGCTCCACCCAGGAGCAAGTTGCAGATCTTTTAACAAAGCCAGTGAAGCTCGAAGTGTTCTTGAAGATGTGTGGTTTAATGGGGATTTCTGAATACCCAGGAATAAACTGATTGTCAATGGTAATCAGTTTAAGGGAGGATGTTAAAGTTGTTAGAATATTCTAGCTGATAGGGTTAGGGTTCCTTGTTTTTTGGGCTTGTTTTGAGTTGTGCATAATAATTCCTTTGCTTGAGGGACAAGGTTATTTGTTTTGACTTAGTTTGCACCACGATTCTAGGGTTGTTAAGTCGTGGGTTGTTGTTTCCCTTCATGTTTAGCTGTAAGGCTATTTAATAGCCACATCTGTTGTTTAATTCAATAAGAAAGTTCTCCCAGCAATTAAGTGTtatcaagtttttgttttgtgcaAGCTATTTGGCGTAGGGCTAGGCACGGGCTGGGCCGGGCCCATTTTTGAAGGGACCGGACCAGACCCGGAATTAAAGGAGATGGGGAGGGCCAGGCTGGGCATTACAATTCTGAAAATAGGAACCGGACCTTACCCGGCTCGGTTAAAACGGCCGGTTCGGTCCGGGTACACGggtcctttttttatttttttttcctgtttaaAAATGTTTGCTGCACACAGATTGCAGTTTTTACACAGAACAGATTTCACATattgcagtttgaaaaaacTGCACAAATTCCACAAATTTCACAGATTTCACATATTGCAGTATTTATCTTTTCTTATTCCTGTTCTATAAAATTCACACTCATACACATACA
Encoded proteins:
- the LOC139189560 gene encoding uncharacterized protein: MATENSLVQPAIPRFNGHYDHWSMLMENFLRSNKEYWNLVETGIPAAAGTDLTEAHKKTIDDLKMKDLKAKNHLFQAIDRSILETILNKDTAKNIWDSLKQKYQGTSRVKRAQLQALHKEFEMLHMKVGESVNDYFGRNLIIANKMRIHEE